The Salegentibacter mishustinae genome includes a window with the following:
- a CDS encoding glycoside hydrolase: MKNLFTILFILIGAPSILAQAEFTTWGNMTGIRVDNQLMEFNSSLVLMKSNWDNAWITRKEGQDIDFKRNQGIKTFSYQMDSIKWKQTISDVEKGKANIKVEFSSPDSLDLNGAFFRIELPEEFGKETQFDFRTPSSLSSNDLSGNLDGLYNAPAEGLVVSVPSREFVIDFKHQTKVIIRKNSEGFYQLNFEIASGEISPKKNYSNTFSIKATGEIDNSIVELKVFPQQEGKKFDGIGGNFRLQNPETDPQVIDYSLKNLRVAWSRVEMPWREWHPDSSKDPIEEARKGNLDPKVEAAMEMAQRLDKKGIPVILAAWFAPRWAIIGEPSSGLDMNGNRGNLLNLQKKEKIYNSLTSYIKYLKQEYGVETVMFSFNEADLGIDVRQTEEDHNEMIKELGAYFRENGLKTEFLLGDTADANGWDFTTTASTDPQSRPYIGGVSFHSWRGWTDENLLRWYDISNRVDKPLFIGEGSIDAGAWRYPQILEEPTYALDEIDVYLKILNKAQPLTILQWQLTADYSPMSGGGIFGNTEEELHPTQRFFNLQQLGNTPKGLYALPITTSNDAITAAAYGDKEKGIYAIHLVNKGATRKVTITGLPKEVSKMKVFLTNKEKSNELMETLSVRNGSITLQLQGAGFTSLVTE, from the coding sequence ATGAAAAATCTATTTACCATCTTATTTATATTAATTGGGGCGCCTTCTATTCTTGCACAGGCCGAATTTACAACCTGGGGAAATATGACAGGCATCAGGGTCGACAATCAATTAATGGAATTTAATTCCAGCCTTGTTTTAATGAAATCTAATTGGGATAATGCCTGGATTACCAGAAAAGAAGGGCAAGATATAGATTTTAAAAGGAATCAGGGTATTAAAACATTCAGCTATCAAATGGATAGCATCAAGTGGAAACAAACCATTAGCGATGTTGAAAAAGGAAAAGCTAATATAAAAGTTGAATTCAGTTCTCCCGATTCTCTAGATCTCAATGGGGCGTTTTTTCGAATAGAATTGCCTGAAGAGTTTGGAAAGGAAACTCAATTTGACTTTAGAACTCCATCATCACTTTCAAGTAATGATCTTTCTGGAAATTTGGATGGTTTATATAATGCACCAGCCGAAGGTTTAGTGGTAAGTGTTCCTTCAAGAGAATTTGTAATTGATTTTAAACATCAAACTAAGGTTATAATCAGAAAAAATTCAGAAGGTTTTTATCAGTTAAATTTTGAGATTGCCTCGGGTGAAATTTCGCCAAAGAAAAACTACAGCAATACCTTTAGCATTAAAGCTACTGGAGAAATTGATAATTCAATTGTAGAACTAAAAGTTTTCCCTCAACAGGAAGGGAAGAAATTCGATGGAATTGGTGGTAATTTCAGGTTGCAAAACCCTGAGACAGATCCTCAGGTAATCGACTATAGCCTGAAAAATCTTAGAGTTGCCTGGTCACGAGTTGAAATGCCCTGGAGAGAATGGCATCCTGATTCAAGTAAAGATCCTATTGAAGAAGCCAGAAAAGGTAACCTTGATCCAAAGGTAGAAGCTGCTATGGAAATGGCGCAACGCCTGGATAAAAAAGGAATCCCAGTAATTCTCGCTGCCTGGTTTGCTCCCCGTTGGGCAATAATCGGAGAACCTTCAAGCGGATTAGATATGAATGGAAATCGGGGTAATTTGCTCAACCTTCAAAAAAAGGAGAAAATTTATAATTCTCTTACTTCCTATATTAAATATCTTAAGCAAGAATATGGTGTAGAGACGGTTATGTTCTCTTTTAATGAAGCCGATTTAGGCATTGATGTTCGCCAAACAGAGGAAGATCACAATGAAATGATTAAAGAATTGGGAGCCTATTTTCGGGAAAATGGACTGAAAACTGAATTTTTACTGGGAGACACTGCTGATGCCAATGGCTGGGATTTTACAACCACGGCTTCTACCGATCCTCAAAGCCGACCTTATATTGGTGGGGTTTCATTTCATTCCTGGCGTGGATGGACGGATGAGAACCTTCTAAGATGGTATGATATTTCAAACCGTGTAGATAAGCCACTCTTTATTGGGGAAGGGAGCATAGATGCTGGAGCATGGCGTTATCCTCAAATTTTGGAAGAACCTACCTATGCTTTAGATGAAATTGATGTCTATTTAAAGATATTAAACAAAGCCCAACCTTTAACAATACTACAATGGCAGCTTACCGCCGATTATTCACCGATGTCGGGCGGTGGTATTTTCGGGAATACTGAAGAAGAATTACATCCAACTCAAAGATTTTTTAATCTTCAGCAATTAGGTAATACGCCAAAAGGCCTTTACGCACTTCCTATCACCACTAGTAATGACGCTATAACTGCTGCTGCATACGGTGATAAGGAAAAAGGCATTTATGCTATTCACCTGGTAAATAAAGGTGCTACCCGAAAAGTAACAATAACAGGTTTACCTAAAGAAGTGAGCAAAATGAAGGTGTTCCTTACTAACAAAGAAAAATCAAACGAATTAATGGAAACATTATCGGTGCGAAATGGTTCGATTACATTGCAATTACAGGGAGCAGGATTTACAAGTTTGGTAACTGAGTAA